A single window of Hymenobacter sp. APR13 DNA harbors:
- a CDS encoding DUF808 domain-containing protein, with protein sequence MASGLFALLDDISALVKVSAASLDDVPAQVAKTTGKVSGIVIDDTAVTPKYVVGLDPSRELSIIFQIAKKSLFNKLLILTPAALVLGYFAPWAITPILMLGGAYLCYEGYEKVHSMFSKHPEAHAETEQLETITPEELEKQRVAGAVRTDIILSAEIMAIAYSQVTDQPIVNQIVVMLAVAVFITVAVYGFVGLIVKADDIGLHLAEGDNSAATKSFGRGLVKFMPKFLSILSYVGTAAMLWVGFEIIAHGIPFTAHLLHDLEVALASMPAVAWLAKVVACGLGGLVVGFVVDQIVRLVKKVLPAKDSK encoded by the coding sequence ATGGCCTCCGGACTTTTTGCCTTACTAGATGATATTTCGGCTTTAGTGAAAGTCAGTGCCGCCAGCCTGGACGATGTGCCGGCACAGGTGGCCAAAACCACCGGCAAGGTGTCGGGCATCGTGATTGACGATACGGCCGTGACGCCCAAGTACGTGGTGGGCCTCGACCCCAGCCGGGAGCTGTCCATCATCTTCCAGATTGCCAAAAAGTCGCTGTTCAACAAGCTGCTGATTCTGACGCCGGCGGCGCTGGTGCTGGGCTACTTCGCGCCCTGGGCCATCACGCCCATCCTGATGCTGGGCGGGGCCTACCTGTGCTACGAGGGCTACGAGAAGGTGCATTCCATGTTCAGCAAGCACCCCGAGGCCCACGCGGAAACCGAGCAGCTGGAAACCATTACGCCGGAGGAGCTGGAAAAGCAGCGCGTGGCCGGCGCCGTCCGTACCGACATTATTCTGTCGGCCGAAATCATGGCCATTGCCTACAGCCAGGTAACCGACCAGCCCATCGTGAACCAGATTGTGGTGATGCTGGCCGTGGCGGTGTTCATCACGGTGGCCGTGTACGGCTTCGTGGGGCTGATTGTGAAGGCCGACGACATCGGCCTGCACTTGGCCGAGGGCGACAACAGCGCGGCTACCAAGAGCTTCGGCCGCGGCCTCGTGAAGTTCATGCCGAAGTTTCTCAGCATCCTGAGCTACGTGGGCACCGCCGCCATGCTGTGGGTGGGCTTCGAAATCATTGCCCACGGCATCCCCTTCACCGCCCACCTGCTGCACGACCTGGAAGTAGCCCTGGCCTCCATGCCCGCCGTGGCCTGGCTGGCCAAAGTAGTGGCCTGCGGCCTGGGCGGTCTGGTGGTTGGCTTCGTGGTTGACCAGATAGTACGGCTGGTGAAGAAGGTGCTACCGGCCAAAGACAGCAAGTAG
- a CDS encoding acetate/propionate family kinase translates to MHIFVINSGSSSLKYQLFRWPQEQPLARGLVERIGLPDGQLTHTTLLPDGREHTERHTLPIPDHRTGLEEAMRLLTDPETGVLPDPADVQLVGHRAVHGGEEFREPTLVTPEVKARIRELFPLAPLHNPANLLGMEVAEQLFPQARQVVVFDTAFHSTLPPHAYRFALPEELYTRHGLRAYGFHGTSHQFVSRETLRYLGQPDARVITVHLGNGCSMTATVAGRAVDTSMGFGPMNGLVMGTRAGDTDQAVIFHLVEQLGYSLDDVKNLLNKESGMLGLTGHSDMRDITRQLNEGDPRARLAYDLYAHRIKKYLGSFLAVLNGADAVVFTGGVGENDALVRQLVCANLDFLGIQLDETENARRAPGIRELSAAGSRVRVLVVPTNEELEIARLCAAV, encoded by the coding sequence ATGCACATCTTCGTCATCAACTCCGGCAGTAGCTCGCTGAAGTACCAACTATTTCGCTGGCCGCAGGAGCAGCCGCTGGCCCGCGGGCTGGTGGAGCGCATCGGCTTGCCCGATGGCCAGCTCACGCACACCACCCTGCTGCCCGATGGCCGGGAGCACACCGAACGCCACACCCTGCCCATCCCCGACCACCGCACCGGCCTGGAGGAGGCCATGCGCCTGCTCACCGACCCCGAAACCGGCGTTTTGCCCGATCCCGCCGACGTACAGCTGGTGGGCCACCGCGCCGTGCACGGCGGCGAGGAATTCCGGGAGCCGACACTGGTAACGCCGGAGGTGAAGGCCCGCATCCGGGAGCTGTTTCCGCTGGCCCCGCTGCACAACCCGGCCAACCTGCTGGGCATGGAAGTGGCCGAGCAGCTGTTTCCGCAGGCCCGGCAAGTGGTAGTGTTCGACACGGCCTTCCATAGCACGTTGCCGCCCCATGCCTACCGCTTCGCGCTGCCCGAGGAGCTGTACACCCGGCACGGGCTGCGCGCCTACGGCTTCCACGGCACCAGCCACCAGTTTGTGAGCCGCGAAACCCTGCGCTACCTGGGCCAGCCCGACGCCCGCGTGATTACGGTGCACCTGGGCAACGGCTGCAGCATGACCGCCACCGTAGCCGGCCGCGCCGTGGATACCAGCATGGGCTTCGGCCCGATGAACGGGCTGGTGATGGGCACCCGCGCCGGTGACACCGACCAGGCCGTCATTTTCCACCTGGTAGAGCAGTTGGGCTACTCGCTCGACGACGTCAAGAACCTGCTCAACAAGGAAAGCGGCATGCTCGGCCTCACCGGCCACAGCGACATGCGCGACATTACGCGCCAACTCAACGAAGGCGACCCGCGCGCCCGCCTCGCCTACGACCTCTACGCCCACCGCATCAAGAAGTACCTCGGCAGCTTCTTGGCCGTCCTCAACGGAGCCGATGCCGTGGTGTTTACGGGCGGCGTGGGCGAAAACGACGCGCTGGTGCGCCAGCTGGTGTGCGCCAACCTGGACTTCCTGGGCATCCAGCTCGATGAAACCGAAAACGCCCGCCGCGCCCCTGGCATCCGGGAGTTGTCGGCAGCCGGCAGCCGGGTGCGGGTGCTGGTAGTGCCCACCAACGAGGAGCTGGAAATTGCGCGGCTTTGCGCGGCCGTATAA
- a CDS encoding pseudouridine synthase translates to MRYILLNKPYEVLTQFTDEAGRKTLKDFVAVPDIYPVGRLDYDSEGLVLLTDDKQLQHRLSEPRFKVPKTYWVQVEGIPTEAALENLRRGVDLKTGYTSPAEVALLPEAPELWERSKPVRFRAAIPTSWVQVRISQGMNRQVRKMTAAVGYPTLRLVRASIADLAVAQLQPGQWRELTEAEVQALREDMAAQTAAAGTYKPTTKTSEYWPGGVRPANSKTGQNSAGGYNRGGFGGQGGTKAGAADGRAAGSRGAGRPGTFSAKPSNGKPKNASPGKTGSKPGPKSAGRGTAGRKPGPAGGGRSSRG, encoded by the coding sequence ATGCGTTACATTCTGCTCAACAAGCCCTACGAAGTCCTCACCCAGTTCACCGACGAAGCCGGGCGCAAAACGCTCAAGGATTTCGTGGCCGTGCCCGACATCTACCCGGTTGGCCGGCTGGACTACGACTCCGAAGGCCTCGTGCTGCTCACCGACGACAAGCAGCTGCAGCACCGCCTGTCGGAGCCGCGCTTCAAGGTGCCGAAAACGTACTGGGTGCAGGTGGAAGGCATTCCGACCGAGGCCGCGCTGGAAAACCTGCGCCGCGGCGTCGACCTGAAAACCGGCTACACCAGCCCGGCCGAGGTGGCGCTGCTGCCGGAAGCGCCCGAGTTGTGGGAACGCAGCAAGCCGGTGCGCTTCCGGGCCGCCATCCCCACCAGCTGGGTACAAGTCCGGATTTCGCAGGGCATGAACCGGCAGGTGCGCAAGATGACGGCCGCTGTGGGCTACCCCACCCTGCGCCTCGTGCGCGCCAGCATCGCCGACCTGGCCGTAGCCCAGCTGCAGCCCGGCCAGTGGCGCGAGCTGACCGAAGCCGAAGTGCAGGCCCTGCGCGAAGACATGGCCGCCCAGACGGCCGCCGCCGGCACCTACAAGCCCACCACCAAAACCTCGGAATACTGGCCCGGCGGCGTACGCCCGGCCAACAGCAAAACCGGCCAGAACAGCGCAGGCGGCTACAATCGGGGCGGCTTCGGCGGCCAGGGCGGTACTAAAGCCGGCGCTGCCGATGGGCGCGCCGCCGGCAGCCGCGGGGCAGGCCGACCGGGCACGTTCAGCGCCAAGCCTTCCAACGGCAAGCCCAAAAACGCCTCGCCCGGCAAAACCGGCAGCAAGCCCGGCCCAAAATCGGCGGGGCGGGGCACGGCGGGCCGCAAGCCCGGCCCGGCCGGTGGCGGCCGTAGCAGCCGCGGCTAG